One Leucobacter muris DNA segment encodes these proteins:
- a CDS encoding beta-ketoacyl-[acyl-carrier-protein] synthase family protein, whose translation MSTKFLSIGTAVPAARLDQPRARDFFAAQPGVSRLTARLIGAAFDQSAIDHRYSVIGQIGSGGTLFSEDGELLRAPSTGERNAVYRRAAPPLSEAAARDALERSGFDAAEITHVVTASCTGFFAPGPDYLLVKQLGIPRTAERTHIGFMGCAAAFPALRTAQAIADARPGAVVLVVCTELCSLHIRSSSDPEQIVASAVFGDGAGAAIVSSAVNWPGLSSDRFSCQPVGDRSSSASV comes from the coding sequence ATGTCCACGAAGTTCCTCTCCATCGGCACCGCCGTGCCCGCAGCACGGCTCGACCAGCCCCGCGCGCGCGACTTCTTCGCGGCGCAGCCTGGCGTCAGCCGCCTCACCGCGCGGCTCATCGGGGCCGCGTTCGACCAGTCGGCCATCGACCACCGGTACTCCGTGATCGGCCAGATCGGCTCGGGCGGCACGCTCTTCTCCGAGGACGGCGAACTGCTGCGCGCCCCGAGCACGGGCGAGCGCAACGCCGTGTACCGTCGGGCGGCGCCGCCTCTCTCGGAAGCGGCCGCGCGCGACGCGCTCGAGCGCTCCGGCTTCGACGCCGCCGAGATCACGCACGTCGTCACCGCGTCGTGCACGGGCTTCTTCGCTCCGGGGCCCGACTACCTGCTGGTGAAACAACTCGGCATCCCGCGCACGGCGGAACGCACGCACATCGGCTTCATGGGGTGCGCCGCCGCCTTCCCGGCACTGCGCACGGCGCAGGCGATCGCCGACGCGCGACCGGGCGCCGTGGTGCTCGTGGTCTGCACCGAGCTGTGCTCGCTGCACATCAGGTCGTCGAGCGACCCCGAGCAGATCGTCGCATCAGCCGTGTTCGGAGACGGCGCCGGGGCGGCCATCGTGTCGTCGGCCGTGAATTGGCCTGGTTTGAGTTCCGACCGGTTTTCCTGTCAACCTGTCGGTGACAGAAGTTCCTCGGCCTCAGTATAG